In a genomic window of Deinococcota bacterium:
- a CDS encoding type II toxin-antitoxin system VapB family antitoxin, which produces MRQFSIKNARAGLLLEQITRLTGEGKTEAVVHALELYQSKLLGKREAEAVINSIRQAVHPYVLPAYRGKAPDKSEIEDELGMP; this is translated from the coding sequence ATGCGCCAGTTCAGCATCAAGAATGCTCGAGCAGGTCTGCTGCTCGAGCAGATCACCCGCCTCACGGGAGAGGGCAAGACCGAAGCGGTCGTCCACGCTCTAGAACTCTACCAGTCTAAGCTGTTGGGCAAGCGTGAAGCTGAGGCGGTCATTAACTCAATTAGGCAGGCCGTTCACCCCTATGTCTTGCCCGCGTATAGAGGGAAGGCACCCGATAAGTCCGAGATAGAGGACGAACTAGGCATGCCCTGA